A part of Lacibacter sp. H407 genomic DNA contains:
- a CDS encoding ABC transporter ATP-binding protein, producing MARATHQRGSSKNEGSGKAKISKESLKQALILFTYLKPYRGKFIWGLVFIAISAFTTSLFPFLLGKMIDAASPGASLPGMSGMSQFDFGLKNIQLSLNTTLLLIFAQLSLQTVFSFMRVYLLTAAGERSLADMRKDVYSKLLSMPMSYFTEKRVGELSNRISSDLSQIQDAISFTLAEFLRGIFTLIIGLFFIFWISAKLALIMLAVVPVIAILAVVFGMRIRKMARKAQDQLAESGTIVQETFQGISIVKAFTSEFYEIGRYVKSIQSVVATSISNSRYRGAFISFMIFSVFGSIAFVMWVGVGMIHSGELTLGALTMFVIFSMFVGGTFAGFADMFSQLQKTLGATQSVREILRAEGEPVVLTDIKVEPQNQLKGNVRFEDVAFSYPGRKDVPVLKGLTLNASNGEQIAIVGPSGAGKSTIASLLLHFYEPDKGTLYFDERPAASFPLSQLRRQMAFVPQEVLLFGGSIKENIAYGKPNASEEEIIAAAKSANAHLFIQQFPEQYETIVGERGIKLSGGQRQRIAIARAILKDPAILILDEATSSLDSESEQLVQEALDNLMKGRTSFVIAHRLSTIRNADKIVLIDKGVVTESGTHNELMSHNGLYRKLNDMQFEFGIVTQSPLAQGAEVEEEN from the coding sequence ATGGCAAGAGCAACACATCAACGGGGAAGTTCAAAAAATGAAGGATCAGGCAAAGCAAAAATTTCAAAGGAGAGTCTGAAACAGGCGCTCATCCTGTTCACGTATTTAAAACCCTATCGTGGTAAGTTCATCTGGGGCCTGGTGTTTATTGCCATCTCCGCATTTACCACCAGTTTATTTCCGTTCTTATTAGGAAAGATGATCGACGCTGCTTCACCCGGTGCAAGTCTTCCCGGCATGAGTGGTATGTCGCAATTCGATTTTGGATTGAAAAATATTCAGCTCTCGTTAAATACAACACTGCTACTCATTTTTGCACAGCTGAGTTTGCAAACTGTGTTTTCATTCATGCGGGTGTACTTACTAACGGCGGCGGGTGAACGCTCTTTGGCCGATATGCGCAAAGATGTGTACAGCAAATTACTCAGCATGCCCATGAGTTATTTCACGGAAAAAAGAGTGGGCGAATTAAGCAATCGTATCTCCTCTGATCTGTCGCAGATACAAGATGCAATTTCTTTTACGCTCGCCGAATTTCTGCGTGGCATCTTTACGCTCATCATTGGTTTGTTTTTTATTTTCTGGATCAGTGCAAAGCTGGCGCTCATCATGCTGGCTGTGGTTCCCGTCATTGCAATTTTAGCGGTGGTGTTTGGTATGCGTATCCGTAAGATGGCCCGCAAAGCACAGGATCAACTCGCCGAAAGCGGAACCATAGTACAGGAAACATTCCAGGGCATTTCAATAGTAAAAGCATTCACCAGTGAGTTTTATGAAATTGGTCGCTATGTAAAAAGTATACAATCAGTAGTGGCAACATCCATCAGCAATTCACGCTACCGTGGTGCGTTTATTTCGTTCATGATCTTTAGTGTATTTGGAAGTATTGCATTTGTAATGTGGGTGGGTGTTGGTATGATCCATTCAGGCGAACTCACATTGGGAGCACTCACCATGTTTGTGATCTTCTCCATGTTTGTGGGTGGTACTTTTGCTGGTTTTGCCGATATGTTTTCGCAACTGCAAAAAACATTGGGTGCCACGCAAAGTGTACGGGAAATTTTAAGAGCCGAGGGTGAGCCCGTTGTATTAACAGACATAAAAGTTGAACCGCAAAACCAGTTAAAAGGAAATGTTCGGTTTGAAGATGTGGCCTTCAGTTATCCCGGCCGTAAAGATGTACCCGTATTAAAAGGACTCACACTCAATGCATCAAACGGAGAACAGATCGCCATTGTAGGACCAAGCGGTGCAGGTAAATCAACCATCGCTTCTTTGCTCTTACATTTTTACGAACCCGATAAAGGCACGTTGTACTTTGATGAACGACCTGCTGCTTCTTTTCCTCTGTCTCAACTACGCAGACAAATGGCGTTTGTTCCGCAGGAAGTATTATTGTTTGGCGGCAGTATCAAAGAAAACATTGCGTACGGTAAACCCAATGCAAGTGAGGAAGAAATTATAGCCGCTGCTAAAAGTGCGAATGCCCATTTATTTATTCAACAGTTTCCTGAACAGTATGAAACCATTGTTGGAGAAAGAGGTATTAAATTAAGTGGCGGACAACGACAACGCATTGCCATTGCACGTGCCATTTTAAAAGACCCTGCTATTTTAATTTTAGATGAAGCCACTTCATCCCTCGATAGTGAAAGCGAACAGCTGGTGCAGGAAGCCTTAGATAATCTCATGAAAGGCCGCACTTCCTTTGTGATCGCACACCGGCTCTCCACCATACGCAATGCCGATAAAATTGTGTTGATCGATAAAGGCGTTGTTACAGAAAGCGGAACACATAACGAACTCATGAGCCACAACGGACTCTACCGCAAACTCAACGACATGCAGTTTGAGTTTGGCATTGTTACACAATCGCCACTTGCACAGGGGGCTGAGGTAGAAGAGGAG
- a CDS encoding SGNH/GDSL hydrolase family protein codes for MKFLFATISILFCFACVKKQEPVVNPPISTPPTPVVYTWLALGDSYTIGQGVNQNERFPAQTVTALLQSGIQVQAPTYIATTGWTTGNLQNAISNSNPNKHTVVSLLIGVNDQYQRRDTTGYRQRFTELLVKAIELANGKKQNVFVLSIPDYSVTPFAASFDTAQIRKEIDWFNTINYNVTQQYNCPYLDITPSTKEGRTNRSLIASDGLHPSGLEYKRWADKLAPMVVQALK; via the coding sequence ATGAAGTTCTTATTCGCCACCATATCAATCCTTTTTTGCTTCGCCTGTGTAAAAAAACAGGAACCTGTAGTTAATCCTCCCATCAGCACACCGCCAACACCGGTTGTATATACATGGCTGGCGCTCGGCGATTCCTATACCATCGGGCAGGGCGTCAATCAAAATGAACGTTTTCCTGCACAAACCGTAACCGCATTGTTGCAGTCAGGCATCCAGGTACAAGCACCTACTTATATTGCCACCACGGGTTGGACCACAGGCAATCTTCAAAATGCAATCAGTAACAGCAATCCGAACAAACATACTGTGGTGAGTTTACTCATTGGTGTGAACGATCAATACCAACGCCGGGATACAACCGGTTATCGTCAACGTTTTACCGAGCTGTTGGTAAAAGCAATTGAACTGGCCAATGGAAAAAAACAAAATGTGTTTGTGCTTTCCATTCCCGATTACAGTGTAACACCGTTTGCAGCTTCGTTCGATACTGCACAGATCCGCAAAGAGATTGACTGGTTCAATACCATCAACTACAACGTAACCCAACAATACAATTGTCCCTATCTCGACATTACGCCATCCACCAAAGAAGGAAGAACCAACCGCAGCCTCATTGCATCTGACGGACTGCATCCCTCCGGACTGGAATACAAACGCTGGGCCGACAAACTGGCGCCGATGGTTGTGCAGGCGTTGAAGTAA
- a CDS encoding CvfB family protein: MIQVGQYNRLIVQRLKDAGAYLDDGSEGILLPKRFVPRGTRIGDELTVFVYHDSEDRLISTTLHPTAVVGDIALMKVVGTSGHGAFLDWGLMKDLFVPKSKQITAMRLGGEYLVQVYIDEQTGRVAASQYIEHLLSNEEITVKEMDIVDLIVYRQTDLGYAMIINKKHIGLLHFNEVFQELNIGDKVEGFIKTIRPDNKIDVSLGKPGYQKTEDEAGKILRLLQQHNGYLPYHDKSEPEAIYSFFGMSKKTFKMTVGKLYKEKKIELTTTGIKLLEQPTE; encoded by the coding sequence ATGATTCAAGTTGGTCAATACAACCGCCTCATCGTACAGCGACTCAAAGATGCCGGTGCTTATCTGGATGATGGCAGCGAAGGCATCCTGCTGCCCAAACGTTTTGTGCCCCGTGGTACAAGAATCGGTGATGAACTCACGGTGTTTGTGTACCACGATTCAGAAGACCGGCTGATTTCCACCACGCTCCACCCAACAGCTGTGGTGGGCGACATTGCCTTAATGAAAGTAGTAGGCACAAGTGGTCATGGTGCGTTTTTAGACTGGGGGTTGATGAAAGATCTCTTTGTTCCCAAAAGCAAACAAATCACTGCCATGCGGTTGGGCGGCGAGTATCTTGTGCAGGTGTACATTGATGAGCAAACGGGCAGAGTCGCTGCTTCACAGTATATTGAGCACCTGTTGAGCAATGAAGAAATCACGGTCAAAGAAATGGATATCGTTGATCTCATTGTTTATCGCCAAACCGATCTCGGCTATGCCATGATCATCAACAAAAAACACATCGGCCTCTTGCATTTCAATGAAGTGTTTCAGGAACTCAACATCGGAGATAAAGTGGAAGGTTTTATCAAAACCATCCGTCCCGATAATAAGATCGATGTATCACTCGGCAAACCCGGCTACCAGAAAACAGAAGATGAAGCCGGCAAAATTCTCCGCCTGCTGCAACAACACAACGGCTATTTACCCTACCACGATAAAAGTGAACCCGAAGCCATATACTCTTTCTTCGGCATGAGTAAGAAAACATTCAAGATGACCGTGGGCAAACTTTACAAAGAGAAAAAAATTGAATTGACGACAACAGGTATTAAACTGCTGGAACAACCAACCGAATAA
- a CDS encoding RHS repeat domain-containing protein, with translation MNIMNRNNLLQLCCLVFLFPLLSKAGVNLKNGNFYITYTDHDLKSRNGISIDRTYNSKTTSIGLFGFGWGSELETRLFTVGDGTIYIREHGGGGVNSFVQTEGNELLLTSSINSLVAAAIEKGDIANNPVAINNFKKQMRESEERRRNNWEKYTTAGLLQSPVFAENTKWNTRDMGNQQVVKTATGFKRSYSDGSYFLFNNEGLFTGKYDKYDQLLYSLAYNEKKQLVLITDKGGNQYNITTNEEGLITRLQTSQGTSTYLYNGNSLISTTDAGGNVYNYTYDDKYNMTSIGYSDGSFLKIEYYNVTLFVKKITDRNGTVTEYVYRNFYDADGKINDNHYATWVIKENPDTKKADSNYYEYEVRKKPNGASYTYRTLQRVNGIESETTYSENCNNPVMKRRGRNKTVFEYNNNCFLVFKENNSYISRATYHETLNKIIRTEYIDKNTGDTSINTFEYNSNGDLIKATEGDKWIKLFYNNDNKIVKMEYEDGVLQYEYNSIGKPSKIMVSGKGEINVEYDENGEISKVESPEGSSVSLAVTQAMQALLSRTKPKGLDLN, from the coding sequence ATGAACATCATGAACCGTAACAACCTGTTACAGCTTTGCTGTTTAGTTTTTTTATTCCCGCTGTTGAGTAAGGCAGGCGTGAATCTGAAGAACGGAAACTTCTACATTACCTATACCGATCATGATCTGAAAAGTCGCAATGGCATCAGCATTGATCGCACCTATAATTCCAAAACAACATCGATTGGTTTGTTTGGTTTTGGATGGGGGTCCGAATTAGAGACCCGTTTGTTTACCGTTGGTGACGGCACGATTTATATCAGGGAACATGGTGGCGGAGGCGTTAACAGTTTTGTGCAAACAGAAGGCAATGAACTGTTGCTCACATCAAGTATCAACAGTCTTGTGGCAGCAGCTATTGAAAAAGGAGATATCGCCAATAACCCTGTAGCTATTAACAACTTTAAAAAACAAATGCGGGAAAGTGAAGAGCGTCGCAGAAACAATTGGGAAAAATATACAACAGCCGGTTTGCTCCAGTCGCCGGTTTTTGCAGAGAATACCAAATGGAATACCCGTGATATGGGCAACCAGCAAGTAGTAAAAACAGCAACCGGTTTCAAACGCAGCTACAGCGACGGAAGCTATTTCCTGTTTAATAACGAGGGCTTGTTTACCGGTAAATATGATAAATACGACCAACTGCTTTACAGCCTTGCCTACAATGAAAAAAAACAACTCGTACTTATCACAGACAAAGGCGGCAATCAATACAACATCACAACAAACGAGGAAGGACTCATTACCCGTTTACAAACCAGCCAGGGCACTTCTACATATTTGTACAACGGCAACAGTCTCATCAGCACAACCGATGCAGGAGGAAATGTATACAACTATACCTACGATGATAAATACAATATGACCAGCATCGGCTACAGCGATGGTTCTTTTTTAAAAATTGAATATTACAATGTAACGCTCTTTGTAAAAAAAATCACCGACAGAAACGGAACAGTTACTGAATATGTGTACAGGAATTTTTATGATGCTGACGGAAAGATCAACGACAATCATTATGCTACCTGGGTGATCAAAGAAAACCCCGACACAAAAAAAGCAGACAGTAATTATTATGAATACGAAGTGCGGAAAAAACCAAATGGTGCAAGTTATACCTACCGTACACTGCAGCGTGTAAATGGCATTGAATCGGAAACAACCTACAGTGAAAATTGTAATAACCCGGTGATGAAGCGGAGAGGTCGTAACAAAACCGTGTTTGAATATAACAACAACTGCTTCCTCGTATTCAAAGAAAATAACAGTTATATTTCACGGGCTACTTATCATGAAACACTGAACAAGATCATCCGCACAGAATATATTGATAAGAATACCGGCGACACCAGCATCAATACATTTGAGTACAACAGCAATGGCGATCTCATCAAAGCAACCGAAGGCGATAAATGGATCAAGCTGTTTTATAACAACGATAATAAGATCGTAAAAATGGAATACGAAGACGGCGTACTGCAGTACGAATACAACAGCATCGGTAAACCGTCAAAGATCATGGTATCCGGAAAAGGAGAAATTAATGTGGAGTACGATGAAAATGGTGAGATCAGCAAAGTAGAAAGCCCCGAAGGCTCCAGCGTTTCACTGGCAGTAACACAAGCTATGCAGGCATTGCTTTCCCGCACAAAACCCAAAGGACTTGATTTGAACTGA
- a CDS encoding DUF6531 domain-containing protein: MIRIPQLLFVLLLFIATSATAGVNIKNGNFYISYSDHDLTKFNGFEIMRTYNSKSTDKGLFGFGWGSEIETRLYIIGDGHILIKEFGSGAPNQFSPGEEDETRITDCINQLVKAALTYEDIENNPVSVNAFRRKMRSSLEDRFRKWLLYAEEGLLKEPTLSLNEKWISYDLGYQQLLKTKTGFQRINDDGSYDLFNNKGFFTGRYTSGGRAVYSISYNANNQIAQLKDKGGNIFTFTIDKEGRAVTIKSRQGISYYWYDGVVLVKTKDIANNTYRHSYDSSYNMIAIHYTDGTSMLMEYETTTLFCKKVTQPNGDVTEYEYKTFYDAEGNINDNHYATLVLAKPKGNTKTDSTYYEYEIKDKPDGSSYIYHFYYNKNGEEFEELNNEECEMPIFVRKGTIVDSFAYNNNCITILKENDTIRITAEIDSAWNKASNIRFTNKKTKQVRNKTISYNSNGNPVLMTEGTAATTISYSAAQQITMVKSEKGELLYKYNKFEQLMSVTLTGTGELLFVYDEEGNVLKKESKQGKEAALKIEAVYNELQKRISETSINFDL, translated from the coding sequence ATGATCCGCATTCCACAACTTCTATTTGTATTACTCCTCTTCATTGCAACATCTGCAACGGCTGGAGTTAATATCAAGAACGGTAATTTTTATATCTCGTATTCCGATCATGATCTTACAAAATTCAACGGGTTTGAAATAATGCGTACCTACAATTCCAAATCAACCGACAAAGGTTTATTTGGTTTTGGCTGGGGTTCTGAAATTGAAACAAGGCTTTACATCATTGGCGATGGACATATTCTTATCAAAGAATTTGGATCCGGTGCTCCCAATCAGTTTTCACCGGGTGAAGAAGATGAAACACGTATTACAGATTGCATCAATCAACTGGTGAAAGCAGCATTGACATATGAAGACATTGAGAACAATCCTGTTTCGGTCAATGCGTTTCGGCGCAAAATGAGAAGCAGTCTCGAAGATCGTTTTAGAAAATGGTTGCTCTATGCTGAAGAAGGGTTATTGAAAGAACCCACACTTTCGCTCAACGAAAAATGGATCAGTTATGATCTCGGTTACCAGCAACTGCTGAAAACAAAAACAGGTTTTCAACGCATCAATGATGATGGCAGTTATGATCTCTTTAATAACAAAGGATTTTTTACCGGTCGCTATACATCAGGTGGAAGAGCAGTGTACAGCATCAGCTATAATGCCAATAACCAGATCGCACAACTGAAAGATAAAGGCGGTAACATTTTTACATTTACAATTGATAAAGAAGGGAGAGCTGTTACCATTAAAAGCAGACAAGGCATTTCCTATTATTGGTACGATGGGGTAGTGCTTGTAAAAACAAAAGACATTGCCAATAATACCTACCGGCATTCCTACGACTCTTCGTACAATATGATCGCCATCCATTATACCGATGGCACCAGCATGTTGATGGAGTATGAAACCACTACGCTGTTCTGCAAAAAAGTAACCCAGCCCAATGGCGATGTAACCGAGTATGAATACAAAACATTTTATGATGCAGAAGGAAACATAAATGATAATCATTACGCCACGCTTGTACTTGCTAAACCAAAAGGCAATACAAAAACCGACAGCACGTATTATGAATATGAAATAAAAGACAAACCCGATGGAAGCTCCTACATCTATCATTTTTATTACAATAAAAACGGTGAAGAATTTGAAGAACTGAACAACGAAGAATGCGAAATGCCCATTTTCGTTCGAAAAGGAACCATCGTCGACAGTTTTGCGTATAACAACAACTGTATTACGATTTTAAAAGAGAACGATACAATACGTATCACGGCTGAGATCGATAGCGCATGGAACAAAGCAAGCAACATTCGTTTTACAAATAAAAAAACAAAGCAGGTTCGTAATAAAACGATCAGCTACAACAGCAACGGAAACCCTGTTTTGATGACGGAAGGCACTGCTGCTACAACCATCAGCTATTCCGCTGCACAACAGATCACCATGGTTAAATCTGAAAAAGGAGAATTGCTGTATAAGTACAATAAGTTTGAACAACTCATGTCGGTAACGCTTACAGGAACCGGTGAGTTACTGTTTGTTTACGATGAGGAGGGGAATGTGTTGAAGAAAGAAAGTAAACAGGGAAAAGAAGCCGCTCTGAAAATTGAAGCAGTGTATAATGAATTACAGAAGCGGATCAGTGAAACGTCAATTAATTTTGATCTGTAA
- a CDS encoding tetratricopeptide repeat protein: MSLRIFLPISLFLLFGTTRALLAQETAKGSTEEEVVTKETKTTFAVVIGVSEYDAERLKLNAADKDAALYARFLLETKKVTQANIQLLLNKKANSQAVNAAIRSLQQKPMKKGDEVIIYFSGHGDIQKSKDTANKDGYVGYLLCSDVNIERAYTGAQGTLSFKDLNETVTFLTQNGIEVSLVLDACHSGQTVNEEGADLLSESALTSFRNTIRYLSCGANQRSFESESIGHGFFTYYLVQGMMGAADNSPADNKIKVNELNIYVYNSVYEESKEKQEPNIGASSGGKVVMTISPEIKNIALANLRQNALLEIKESNSTGRSIGIESNPMLTPLTAAQQQQLDRLNSFLKQTKPVYQEAVALYQSFVTQKTFPTDWLRFIKLKLVQQLGIDPQQAVNTVLLGKNNQPPAAYFMAAAEQSKRILSVLDTADYGYSVYYIYARYLEAYSYLRGKNYKMYTTAKQLLHEALLKEQDAAFLLHALGLVAEYQDDFPLAEKYYRQAIELIPTWTYPRSSLGNALRDQNRYTEAMEVFKEVIRLAPGFSWPYNNLANVYYDLKRYKEAEQLYKYSIEIDTIDAAVELSNLGLIFKDRGNIKKAEDFFTRSIAADSNFVYAYHHLAELFEKINAKQTSELLLTSITREPYFAEGLAELADYYRDGPSVAEWKLADSLYSTAISNNPYYTWGYAGKAWGKTQLKDTAEAIRLFEESVRINADKPSAYGYYGRYFQLTKDYKQAISWYKKALLVSPWYWNGYEWMHETWIKLNKSDSALAILKQAGQYFDQNPDLYNLLGNFYYAAGNFKEAATQYAKALTADSSYANAYGNLAYTSLEINDFKNAVLFFKKANENDPLLFPLKDLVLIFIDKADNLLLEGKNSNALELLVLANDWIPADQPAYHIKTALLYYLEGTYKQAIPLLERSIQQPDLSESYRYRFLQLLGWCHVDAGNYEEAIKQFERSIGHSTNPSYLGLATALFASGEKEKALPWLQKENQNNNNWKNKSGWSKLYSARSIELLDKLKLLP; encoded by the coding sequence ATGTCCCTGCGAATTTTTCTACCCATATCCCTGTTTCTTTTATTTGGTACAACAAGGGCCTTGTTAGCGCAGGAAACTGCAAAAGGTTCTACTGAAGAAGAAGTGGTAACCAAAGAAACCAAAACAACCTTTGCTGTGGTGATCGGTGTTTCAGAATACGATGCCGAACGATTGAAACTGAATGCAGCAGATAAAGACGCCGCATTGTATGCACGCTTTTTACTGGAAACAAAAAAAGTAACCCAGGCAAATATTCAACTGCTCCTCAACAAAAAAGCCAACAGCCAGGCAGTGAATGCGGCCATCCGGTCGCTGCAGCAAAAGCCAATGAAAAAGGGTGATGAAGTGATCATTTATTTTTCAGGACACGGTGATATTCAGAAATCAAAAGATACGGCGAACAAAGATGGCTATGTAGGTTACTTGCTTTGCAGTGATGTAAATATTGAACGTGCTTATACGGGTGCACAGGGAACATTAAGTTTTAAAGACCTGAACGAAACAGTTACATTCCTCACACAAAACGGAATCGAAGTAAGTCTTGTATTAGATGCCTGCCACAGCGGACAAACGGTGAATGAAGAAGGGGCCGATCTGTTAAGTGAATCTGCACTTACATCGTTCCGCAACACGATTCGTTATTTGAGTTGTGGCGCCAATCAGCGTTCGTTCGAAAGTGAAAGTATCGGTCATGGATTTTTCACCTACTATTTGGTACAGGGAATGATGGGAGCTGCTGATAACAGTCCTGCCGATAACAAGATAAAAGTAAATGAACTCAACATTTACGTGTACAACAGCGTGTACGAAGAATCAAAAGAAAAACAAGAGCCGAACATCGGTGCCTCTTCAGGAGGAAAAGTGGTGATGACCATTTCACCCGAAATAAAAAATATTGCATTGGCGAACCTGCGGCAAAATGCATTGCTGGAAATCAAAGAATCAAACAGTACGGGTCGATCCATTGGTATTGAATCCAATCCAATGCTCACACCGTTAACTGCTGCACAACAACAGCAACTCGACAGGTTGAACAGTTTCCTGAAACAAACAAAGCCTGTTTACCAAGAAGCGGTAGCGTTGTATCAATCATTTGTTACTCAAAAAACATTCCCGACCGATTGGTTACGTTTCATCAAATTAAAACTCGTTCAACAGTTGGGGATCGATCCGCAGCAAGCAGTGAACACTGTTTTACTTGGCAAAAATAATCAACCACCTGCTGCTTATTTTATGGCTGCGGCTGAACAAAGCAAACGCATCCTTTCTGTTCTTGATACTGCTGATTATGGTTACAGCGTGTATTATATCTATGCCCGTTACTTAGAAGCCTACTCGTACCTGCGTGGTAAAAATTATAAAATGTATACCACCGCTAAACAGTTGTTGCATGAAGCCTTGTTGAAAGAACAGGATGCAGCCTTTCTTTTACATGCGTTAGGCTTGGTGGCAGAATACCAGGATGATTTTCCGTTAGCTGAAAAATATTACCGGCAGGCGATCGAACTCATTCCTACCTGGACCTATCCAAGAAGTAGTCTTGGCAATGCATTGCGTGATCAGAACCGCTATACAGAAGCAATGGAGGTGTTTAAAGAAGTAATTCGTCTGGCACCGGGTTTCAGTTGGCCGTATAATAACCTGGCCAATGTGTATTATGATTTGAAACGATACAAAGAAGCCGAACAACTCTACAAATACTCAATTGAAATTGACACCATTGATGCAGCTGTTGAATTAAGTAACCTTGGTCTTATTTTTAAAGACAGAGGAAACATTAAAAAAGCAGAAGATTTTTTTACACGATCCATAGCTGCCGACAGCAACTTTGTGTATGCCTATCACCACTTGGCTGAGCTGTTTGAAAAGATCAACGCCAAACAAACATCCGAGCTGCTACTCACTTCGATTACACGTGAACCATATTTTGCAGAAGGTTTGGCAGAATTAGCAGATTATTATCGTGATGGACCTTCAGTCGCAGAATGGAAACTGGCTGATAGTTTATACAGTACTGCTATCAGCAACAATCCGTATTACACATGGGGCTATGCAGGAAAAGCATGGGGCAAAACACAATTGAAAGACACAGCCGAAGCCATTCGTTTGTTTGAAGAAAGCGTTCGCATCAATGCCGACAAGCCATCTGCCTATGGTTATTATGGACGATATTTTCAGTTGACGAAAGATTATAAGCAGGCAATCAGTTGGTATAAAAAAGCACTGCTGGTAAGCCCATGGTATTGGAATGGCTACGAATGGATGCACGAAACATGGATCAAGTTAAACAAGTCCGACAGTGCATTGGCCATTCTCAAACAGGCAGGGCAATACTTCGATCAAAATCCTGATCTCTACAACCTGCTGGGCAACTTCTACTATGCTGCAGGAAATTTCAAAGAAGCAGCAACACAATATGCCAAAGCACTTACGGCCGACAGCAGTTATGCAAATGCTTATGGAAACCTGGCCTACACATCACTCGAGATCAACGATTTTAAAAATGCCGTGCTCTTTTTTAAAAAGGCAAATGAAAACGATCCATTGCTGTTTCCGTTAAAAGACCTGGTGCTGATCTTTATTGACAAAGCGGATAATTTACTGCTGGAAGGAAAGAACAGCAATGCTTTGGAATTACTTGTATTGGCTAACGACTGGATACCAGCTGATCAACCGGCTTATCATATCAAAACAGCGCTTTTGTATTATCTCGAAGGAACATACAAACAAGCTATTCCATTACTGGAACGAAGCATACAGCAACCGGACCTTTCGGAAAGTTATCGATATCGTTTTCTGCAATTGTTGGGATGGTGCCATGTGGATGCAGGTAATTATGAAGAAGCGATCAAACAGTTTGAACGTTCCATCGGGCACTCCACCAATCCTTCTTATCTCGGTTTGGCAACAGCATTGTTTGCATCCGGAGAAAAAGAGAAAGCATTGCCTTGGCTGCAAAAAGAAAATCAAAACAACAATAACTGGAAAAACAAATCGGGCTGGAGCAAACTATACAGTGCACGCAGCATCGAACTCTTAGACAAATTGAAACTTCTTCCATAG